Proteins encoded in a region of the Streptomyces sp. NBC_00310 genome:
- a CDS encoding ABC transporter permease produces MAATQVVRSEWTKIRSVASTVWTLSLAGVVTIALGVLISLLSKHEFDRLSRADRLSFDPTFISFAGMTLGQLAMIVFGVLVVSNEYSTGMIRTSLAAVPQRGTFLFSKIAVATALAFVVGLATSFVAFFLGQAMLGSHRAEIGDPGVLRAVFGGGLYMTLIAMFSMGVAAMLRSPMLSLGILMPFFFLISNILGNVDATEKIGRYLPDQAGSKIMQVVTPVDDDTPYGPWGGLAIMALWVAAALLGGCLMLKERDA; encoded by the coding sequence GTGGCCGCCACCCAGGTCGTCCGCTCGGAGTGGACCAAGATCCGTTCGGTGGCGTCCACGGTGTGGACGCTGTCACTGGCCGGGGTCGTCACGATCGCCCTGGGCGTGCTGATCTCGCTGTTGTCGAAGCACGAGTTCGACCGTCTGAGCCGCGCGGACCGGCTCTCGTTCGACCCGACGTTCATCAGCTTCGCGGGAATGACCCTCGGACAGCTGGCGATGATCGTGTTCGGGGTGCTGGTGGTGTCGAACGAGTACAGCACCGGCATGATCCGGACCTCGCTGGCCGCCGTGCCGCAGCGGGGCACCTTCCTCTTCAGCAAGATCGCGGTGGCCACCGCCCTCGCCTTCGTGGTGGGCCTCGCGACCAGTTTCGTGGCCTTCTTCCTGGGACAGGCCATGCTCGGCTCGCACCGGGCCGAGATCGGCGATCCGGGCGTCCTGCGCGCGGTCTTCGGGGGCGGGCTCTACATGACCCTCATCGCCATGTTCTCGATGGGCGTCGCCGCGATGCTGCGCAGCCCGATGCTGTCGCTCGGCATCCTGATGCCCTTCTTCTTCCTGATCTCCAACATCCTGGGCAATGTCGACGCCACCGAGAAGATCGGCCGGTATCTGCCCGACCAGGCCGGCAGCAAGATCATGCAGGTGGTCACCCCGGTCGACGACGACACGCCGTACGGGCCCTGGGGCGGCCTCGCCATCATGGCGCTGTGGGTGGCGGCGGCCCTGCTCGGAGGCTGTCTGATGTTGAAGGAGCGTGACGCGTGA
- a CDS encoding cellulose-binding protein: MSDTSPYGFELVRRGYDRAQVDERISKLVSDRDSALARITALEKRIEELHLETQNAQAQVTDAEPSYAGLGARVEKILRLAEEEAKDLREEARRASEQHRELAESAAQQVRNDAESFAADRKAKAEDEGVRIVEKAKSDASQLRQEAQKDAQSKREEADALFEETRAKAAQAAADFETNLAKRREQSERDLASRQQKAEKRLAEIEHRAEQLRLEAEKLRTDAERRARQTVETAQRQAEDIVADANAKADRIRSESERELAALTNRRDSINAQLTNVREMLATLTGAAVAAASTPVTDDEPISRGVPAQQSR; encoded by the coding sequence ATGAGCGACACTTCCCCCTACGGCTTCGAGCTTGTGCGGCGTGGATACGACCGCGCTCAGGTGGACGAACGTATCTCCAAGCTCGTCTCCGACCGTGACTCCGCTCTCGCCCGCATCACCGCTCTGGAAAAGCGCATCGAGGAGCTCCACCTCGAAACGCAGAACGCCCAGGCCCAGGTAACCGACGCGGAGCCGTCGTACGCGGGTCTCGGCGCACGCGTCGAGAAGATCCTCCGCCTCGCCGAGGAGGAGGCGAAGGACCTGCGCGAGGAGGCCCGTCGCGCTTCCGAGCAGCACCGCGAGCTCGCCGAGTCGGCGGCCCAGCAGGTACGCAACGACGCCGAGTCGTTCGCCGCGGACCGCAAGGCCAAGGCGGAGGACGAGGGCGTCCGGATCGTCGAGAAGGCCAAGAGCGACGCCTCGCAGCTGCGTCAGGAGGCGCAGAAGGACGCGCAGTCCAAGCGCGAGGAGGCGGACGCCCTCTTCGAGGAGACCCGCGCGAAGGCCGCGCAGGCCGCCGCCGACTTCGAGACGAACCTCGCCAAGCGCCGTGAGCAGTCCGAGCGGGACCTGGCGTCGCGTCAGCAGAAGGCCGAGAAGCGTCTCGCGGAGATCGAGCACCGCGCGGAGCAGCTCCGCCTGGAGGCCGAGAAGCTGCGCACCGACGCCGAGCGCCGCGCCCGCCAGACGGTGGAGACCGCGCAGCGTCAGGCCGAGGACATCGTCGCGGACGCGAACGCCAAGGCGGACCGGATCCGTTCGGAATCCGAGCGCGAGCTCGCCGCGCTCACCAACCGCCGCGACTCGATCAACGCCCAGCTCACCAACGTGCGCGAAATGCTGGCGACCCTCACGGGTGCCGCGGTGGCCGCGGCCAGCACGCCGGTCACGGACGACGAGCCGATCTCGCGTGGGGTTCCGGCGCAGCAGTCCCGGTAA
- a CDS encoding ABC transporter ATP-binding protein, which translates to MIELDGLTKRYGEKVAVNNLTFAVRPGIVTGFLGPNGAGKSTTMRMILGLDRPTAGDVRIDGTHYDRLRDPLTYIGALLDAKAVHGGRSAFHHLLCLAQSNGVPRARVHEVLDTVGLTSVAGKKAKGFSLGMGQRLGIAGALLGDPRILMFDEPVNGLDPEGIHWIRNLMKSLAAQGRTVFVSSHLMSEMALTADHLVVIGQGRLLADTSMAEFIQQNSRSYVRIRTPQREQLLDSLHAIGVMVVETGDGALEADGAKPEQIGELAARHQIVLHELSPQQASLEEAFMRLTAESVEYHAHDGTPVANPAPVPGWGGGSKREG; encoded by the coding sequence ATGATCGAGCTCGACGGGCTGACCAAGCGGTACGGCGAGAAGGTCGCGGTCAATAACCTCACCTTCGCTGTGCGGCCCGGGATCGTGACCGGGTTTCTCGGGCCGAACGGGGCCGGGAAATCGACGACGATGCGGATGATTCTGGGGCTGGACCGGCCGACGGCGGGGGACGTACGGATCGACGGGACGCATTACGACCGCCTCAGGGACCCGCTCACGTACATCGGCGCGCTGTTGGACGCCAAGGCCGTGCACGGCGGCCGGAGCGCCTTCCATCACCTCCTCTGTCTCGCGCAGAGCAACGGCGTCCCCAGGGCGCGGGTGCACGAGGTGCTGGACACGGTCGGACTGACGTCGGTCGCCGGGAAGAAGGCGAAGGGGTTCTCCCTGGGCATGGGCCAGCGGCTCGGCATCGCCGGCGCGCTGCTCGGGGATCCACGGATTCTCATGTTCGACGAGCCGGTCAACGGGCTCGATCCCGAAGGCATCCACTGGATCCGGAATCTGATGAAGTCCCTCGCGGCGCAGGGCCGGACCGTCTTCGTGTCGTCGCATCTGATGAGCGAGATGGCGCTGACCGCCGACCATCTCGTGGTCATCGGGCAGGGCAGGCTGCTCGCCGACACCTCGATGGCGGAGTTCATCCAGCAGAACTCACGGTCGTACGTACGGATCCGCACCCCGCAGCGGGAACAGCTGCTCGACTCACTGCACGCCATCGGCGTCATGGTCGTGGAGACGGGCGACGGAGCGCTGGAGGCGGACGGCGCGAAACCGGAACAGATCGGCGAGCTGGCGGCCCGGCATCAGATCGTCCTGCACGAGCTGAGTCCCCAACAGGCCTCGCTGGAGGAGGCGTTCATGCGACTGACGGCCGAGTCGGTGGAGTACCACGCGCACGACGGCACGCCGGTGGCGAACCCGGCCCCCGTCCCCGGCTGGGGCGGCGGCTCGAAGCGGGAGGGCTGA
- a CDS encoding ABC transporter ATP-binding protein: MIEAVGLTKRYGAKTAVYNLSFQVRPGAVTGFLGPNGSGKSTTMRMILGLDNPTSGQVTIGGYPYRKLPNAARQVGALLDAKAVHGGRHARNHLLSLAQLSGIPARRVDEVLGVVGLQDVAKKRSKGFSLGMGQRLGIAAALLGDPQVLLFDEPVNGLDPEGILWVRNLMKALAAEGRTVFVSSHLMSEMALTADHLIVIGRGQLLSDMSIKDFISANSADFARVRTPDTEPQQREKLTAALTEAGGQVLPEQDGALRVMGLPLPRISDLAHGADVRLWELSPHQASLEEAYMRMTQGAVDYRSTTDQKAGFQQPLPPGAQPPMPVPGQGQPGWYAPPAPQQGGQPYAPQGQPVPQGPPPAGPYGAPAPAAAPAPAPGQPQPNPYAQAAPQAPAQPSAAPAPAQPAPAAAPAADLTKSEDAR; this comes from the coding sequence ATGATCGAGGCAGTCGGCCTGACGAAGCGCTATGGCGCCAAGACGGCCGTGTACAACCTTTCCTTCCAGGTGCGGCCGGGGGCCGTCACCGGCTTCCTGGGGCCCAACGGCTCGGGCAAGTCGACGACGATGCGCATGATCCTCGGCCTGGACAATCCCACCTCCGGGCAGGTGACGATCGGCGGCTATCCGTACCGCAAGCTGCCGAACGCGGCCCGCCAGGTCGGTGCGCTCCTCGACGCCAAGGCGGTGCACGGTGGCCGGCACGCCCGCAACCACCTGCTGTCGCTGGCGCAGCTGTCGGGCATCCCGGCCCGCCGGGTGGACGAGGTGCTGGGCGTCGTCGGCCTCCAGGATGTGGCCAAAAAGCGCTCCAAGGGCTTCTCGCTCGGTATGGGCCAGCGGCTCGGCATCGCCGCCGCCCTGCTCGGCGACCCCCAGGTGCTGCTCTTCGACGAGCCGGTCAACGGCCTCGACCCCGAGGGCATCCTCTGGGTCCGCAACCTGATGAAGGCGCTCGCCGCCGAGGGCCGTACGGTCTTCGTCTCCTCGCACCTGATGAGCGAGATGGCGCTGACCGCCGACCACCTCATCGTGATCGGGCGCGGGCAGCTGCTCTCCGACATGAGCATCAAGGACTTCATCTCGGCGAACTCCGCCGACTTCGCGCGGGTCCGGACACCGGACACCGAGCCGCAGCAGCGCGAGAAGCTGACGGCCGCGCTGACCGAGGCGGGCGGCCAGGTGCTGCCCGAGCAGGACGGCGCGCTGCGCGTCATGGGTCTGCCGCTCCCCCGCATCAGCGACCTCGCGCACGGCGCCGACGTACGCCTGTGGGAGCTGTCGCCGCACCAGGCGTCGCTGGAGGAGGCGTACATGCGGATGACGCAGGGCGCCGTCGACTACCGCTCGACGACCGACCAGAAGGCCGGTTTCCAGCAGCCCCTGCCGCCCGGCGCGCAGCCGCCCATGCCGGTGCCCGGACAGGGCCAGCCGGGCTGGTACGCCCCGCCGGCGCCGCAGCAGGGCGGCCAGCCGTACGCGCCGCAGGGCCAGCCCGTGCCGCAGGGTCCGCCGCCGGCCGGGCCGTACGGGGCTCCGGCGCCCGCCGCCGCGCCCGCTCCGGCTCCGGGTCAGCCGCAGCCGAACCCGTACGCCCAGGCCGCGCCCCAGGCCCCCGCGCAGCCCTCCGCCGCGCCGGCCCCCGCACAGCCCGCCCCCGCGGCCGCGCCCGCCGCCGACCTGACGAAGTCCGAGGACGCCCGATGA